The proteins below come from a single Halomonas binhaiensis genomic window:
- a CDS encoding aminotransferase: protein MTTHTPSSVPNQPLDAQRLWRQDKDHFIHPFTDFSVFHEKGCELITDSEGVFVSDIHGNRFIDGIAGLWCVNVGHGRSEIGQAMADQATRMAYFSTFNNLSNAPAAALAAKLAELAPAHLNHVFYTCGGSTANDATIRLVHYYFNRLGKPTKKRILSRRNAYHGTTYLSASLTGIESNNWEFDTLDHLVTHVSEANLYRRPEGMSEDAYCDHLVKEFEDTIASIGADNIAAFIAEPIMGAGGVLVAPDGYHARMQAVCRANDILYIADEVVTGFGRLGHFFSSEAVFDTQPDIINVAKGLSSGYAPLGATLISDKLYEVLGTPQGKGGVLSTGFTYSGHPVSCAAALKNIEILERENICANVRQVGPYLEQALKSLSHHATVGDVRGSHFMMCIENVADKATKELLPLEARVGDRVAFEAQKRGLIIRPVGHLNVVSPPLIWTRETIDTAVAILDEALAATTASLQADGYL, encoded by the coding sequence ATGACAACGCATACGCCCTCATCCGTTCCCAACCAGCCCCTCGATGCCCAACGCCTGTGGCGCCAGGACAAGGATCACTTCATCCACCCTTTCACTGATTTCAGCGTGTTTCACGAAAAGGGCTGTGAGCTGATCACTGACAGCGAAGGGGTTTTCGTCTCCGATATTCATGGCAACCGTTTCATCGATGGCATTGCTGGCCTTTGGTGTGTCAATGTTGGACACGGGCGCAGCGAAATCGGCCAGGCAATGGCCGACCAGGCCACTCGCATGGCCTATTTCTCCACCTTCAACAACTTGTCCAATGCCCCCGCTGCGGCACTTGCCGCCAAGCTCGCCGAGCTTGCCCCGGCGCACCTCAATCATGTGTTCTACACCTGCGGTGGTTCCACCGCCAACGATGCCACCATTCGTCTGGTGCACTACTACTTCAACCGACTCGGCAAGCCAACCAAGAAGCGCATTCTGTCACGCCGCAACGCCTATCACGGCACGACGTACCTGTCTGCCAGCCTGACCGGCATTGAAAGCAACAACTGGGAGTTCGACACTCTCGACCATCTGGTCACTCACGTCAGTGAAGCCAACCTCTACCGGCGTCCTGAGGGCATGAGCGAAGACGCTTATTGCGACCATCTGGTCAAGGAATTCGAAGACACCATCGCCAGCATCGGCGCCGATAACATTGCTGCCTTCATTGCTGAGCCGATCATGGGCGCCGGCGGGGTACTGGTGGCGCCAGACGGTTACCATGCCCGCATGCAGGCCGTGTGCCGCGCCAACGACATCCTCTACATTGCCGACGAGGTCGTGACCGGTTTTGGCCGACTGGGCCATTTCTTCTCTTCCGAAGCGGTATTCGATACCCAGCCCGACATCATTAATGTGGCCAAGGGATTGTCATCCGGCTATGCCCCACTCGGCGCCACCCTGATCTCCGACAAGCTTTACGAGGTCCTGGGCACACCGCAGGGCAAGGGTGGTGTCTTGAGCACAGGCTTCACCTACTCCGGGCATCCTGTCAGCTGTGCTGCTGCCTTGAAGAACATCGAGATTCTGGAGCGGGAAAATATCTGCGCCAACGTGCGCCAGGTCGGCCCCTACCTCGAACAGGCGCTCAAGAGTTTAAGCCATCACGCCACCGTGGGGGATGTTCGCGGCAGCCACTTCATGATGTGCATCGAGAATGTCGCCGACAAGGCCACCAAGGAACTGTTGCCGTTAGAAGCCCGTGTGGGAGACCGAGTCGCTTTTGAAGCCCAGAAACGCGGCTTGATCATTCGACCGGTGGGCCACCTCAATGTGGTGTCTCCCCCCCTGATCTGGACTCGGGAAACCATCGATACCGCAGTGGCCATTCTGGACGAGGCCTTGGCCGCCACCACCGCATCTCTCCAGGCTGACGGTTACCTGTAA
- a CDS encoding Na+/H+ antiporter NhaC family protein yields MDNYGVLSLIPTIVVLVMAIITRRTIESLLAGSLVGLLMISPSQVISQGSDILLNVLGNDTVTWIILVCGLFGSFIALLVRTGGVLSFGDAMTKRLTSRRQSLLATWFLGLVIFVDDYLNALTISASMKKITDRYGISREKLAYIVDSTAAPVCILVPFSTWAVFFAGLLEDNQVTSNGMSLYIASIPYMAYAWVAAAIVPLVAIGMFPDFGPMKTAEIRARNGQPVPDGGEEHALELQDNGGTTPHLINFLLPIASLIFATWYFDIDILRGVMVALAVTLVLIASQRLLSFNDTFDTALEGFKAMIMPLGTLVAGFTLKEVNDVLGLTEVVIHAVEPLMTPGLLPAVVFVTMAFLAFATGSFWGLFAVAMPIVLPLAQSVDANMPLVVGALISASAFGSHACFYGDSTVLSAQGSGCSPMAHALTQLPYVLIAAALATGVFLFIGLQ; encoded by the coding sequence ATGGATAATTATGGCGTTCTGAGCCTGATTCCCACCATTGTGGTGCTGGTCATGGCCATCATCACTCGACGAACCATCGAATCCCTGCTGGCTGGATCCCTGGTCGGCCTGTTGATGATTTCCCCTTCGCAGGTCATCAGCCAGGGTTCCGATATTCTGCTCAACGTGCTCGGCAATGACACCGTCACCTGGATCATTCTGGTCTGTGGCCTGTTCGGTAGCTTCATCGCCCTGCTGGTACGCACCGGCGGAGTGTTGAGTTTTGGTGACGCCATGACCAAGCGCCTCACCTCACGCCGCCAGAGCCTGCTCGCGACCTGGTTCCTGGGCCTGGTGATCTTTGTCGACGACTACCTCAACGCTCTGACCATCAGCGCTTCGATGAAGAAAATCACGGATCGCTACGGTATATCCCGGGAAAAGCTGGCCTATATTGTCGACTCCACCGCGGCCCCTGTATGCATTCTGGTGCCATTTTCCACCTGGGCGGTCTTTTTCGCCGGCCTTCTGGAAGATAACCAGGTCACCAGCAATGGCATGTCGCTGTATATAGCATCCATTCCCTACATGGCCTACGCCTGGGTGGCCGCCGCTATCGTTCCCCTGGTGGCCATCGGGATGTTTCCGGATTTCGGCCCGATGAAGACAGCGGAAATCCGAGCCCGCAATGGCCAGCCTGTTCCCGATGGCGGAGAAGAACATGCCCTGGAACTCCAGGATAACGGTGGCACCACTCCCCACCTGATCAACTTTCTGCTGCCGATTGCCAGCCTGATCTTTGCCACCTGGTACTTCGACATCGATATCCTGCGTGGTGTCATGGTGGCCCTGGCAGTGACTCTGGTCTTGATTGCCAGCCAGCGCCTGCTCAGCTTCAACGATACCTTCGATACCGCCCTGGAAGGCTTCAAGGCCATGATCATGCCGCTTGGCACCTTGGTTGCTGGCTTTACCCTCAAGGAAGTCAACGATGTCCTCGGTCTCACCGAAGTGGTCATCCATGCGGTCGAGCCACTGATGACCCCCGGGCTATTGCCTGCAGTGGTCTTCGTCACCATGGCGTTCCTGGCCTTCGCCACAGGCTCCTTCTGGGGGTTGTTTGCGGTTGCCATGCCCATTGTGCTGCCCCTGGCGCAAAGCGTTGATGCCAACATGCCGCTGGTCGTCGGTGCCCTGATCTCGGCCAGTGCCTTCGGCAGCCACGCCTGTTTCTATGGCGACTCCACGGTGCTGTCTGCGCAGGGCAGCGGATGCAGTCCCATGGCCCACGCCCTGACCCAGTTACCCTATGTCCTGATTGCCGCGGCCCTGGCCACCGGTGTATTCCTGTTTATCGGTCTACAGTGA
- the aguA gene encoding agmatine deiminase, with amino-acid sequence MNTIISPTPAEQGWSMPAEFSPHDACWMLWPQRPDTWRLGAKPAQQAFVEVATAISHSETVYVGVNDDQYENARHQLPAQIRVVEISSNDAWMRDVGPTFLTHPEKGLAMVDWEFNAWGGLKDGLYFPWDKDRRIRQKIGEMLGVPCFKAGVVLEGGAIHVDGEGTLITTEECLLNPNRNPGLTRDEMEQVLCAYLGVSKVIWLPRGCHLDETNGHVDNLCCFIAPSEVALTWCDDTSDPQYEICREALSVLSSSVDAKGRTLTVHRLPQPGPLYIAEDEASGIDRLASSHPRQPGDRMAASYVNFYIGNRVVVMPLLDPQRDAEANAILEKLFPGRRVVGVPAREILLGGGNIHCITQQQPAFGKK; translated from the coding sequence ATGAACACCATCATTTCTCCTACTCCAGCCGAACAGGGCTGGTCCATGCCAGCGGAATTTTCCCCCCACGATGCTTGCTGGATGCTGTGGCCACAGCGGCCAGACACCTGGCGACTGGGTGCCAAGCCGGCTCAGCAGGCCTTCGTCGAAGTGGCGACGGCCATCAGCCACAGCGAGACAGTCTACGTCGGTGTGAATGATGACCAGTACGAAAATGCCCGCCATCAACTGCCCGCACAGATACGCGTCGTGGAGATTTCCAGCAATGATGCCTGGATGCGCGATGTCGGCCCGACCTTTCTCACTCATCCCGAGAAAGGCCTGGCCATGGTGGACTGGGAATTCAATGCCTGGGGAGGACTCAAGGATGGGCTCTATTTCCCATGGGACAAGGACCGGCGCATTCGCCAGAAGATTGGAGAAATGCTGGGGGTACCGTGTTTCAAGGCAGGAGTGGTTCTGGAAGGCGGTGCGATTCATGTGGATGGCGAAGGCACCCTGATCACGACCGAGGAGTGCTTGCTCAACCCCAACCGCAATCCGGGCCTGACACGTGACGAGATGGAGCAGGTACTGTGTGCCTATCTGGGTGTCAGCAAGGTGATCTGGTTACCCCGAGGGTGTCATTTGGACGAAACCAATGGCCATGTGGATAATCTTTGCTGCTTCATCGCGCCATCCGAAGTTGCCTTGACCTGGTGCGACGACACTTCGGATCCACAGTATGAAATCTGCCGTGAGGCCTTGTCCGTACTGAGCTCGTCGGTCGATGCAAAGGGTCGCACCCTTACGGTCCATCGTCTACCCCAACCCGGCCCTCTGTATATCGCCGAGGATGAAGCCAGCGGCATCGATCGCCTTGCCAGCTCCCACCCGCGTCAGCCTGGAGACCGCATGGCTGCGTCCTACGTCAACTTCTACATCGGCAACCGTGTCGTGGTGATGCCCCTGCTGGACCCTCAACGAGACGCCGAAGCCAACGCCATTCTTGAAAAGCTGTTCCCGGGGCGTCGAGTCGTAGGGGTCCCGGCGCGGGAAATCCTGCTCGGAGGCGGTAATATCCACTGTATTACGCAACAGCAACCGGCATTCGGCAAGAAATGA
- a CDS encoding BCCT family transporter, whose translation MQQNEGQRVFYVSAIIILVLVALGAIFPVEFGNVAGAALSSVVHLFGWFYLLSVFVIMIFLLGLAMSKYGKVRLGPQDEKPEYGFFSWVSMLLAAGFGVGLVFYGMAEPMTHYISPPYGDVPPESVESARYAIQYSFFNWGIHQWTAFALVGLVIAYYQFRKEQAGLVSVVLRPLTAKRPYLQRFGGMLDVFAVVATVMGVATSLGLGVLQTNGGLHEVFGIPENGLWKFIILACMFVAYMASTWSGLDKGIKRLSNLNMVLCILMMLYVLVTGPTLKILETITLGLGDYLQNFFVMSLRMSPYDGNSWAESWTIFYWAWVIAWSPFVGTFVARISRGRTIKEYVFGVLFVPPVLACVWLGIFGGTAIHMELATENLGLAAATQDNITVALFKMFDLMPFSGLLSVMAMVLIFIFLVTSADSATYIVAQMTDNGSMNPPLYKRVLWGVLIAAICLTLIVTGGGGLKGLQSASVLSALPFTFILFLMVIVLMKQLRKDRKLMLEGLYNHYKEMPVGADAFEACDLAKEQGMPPPEEALKEDDDLLEEDDDFPGTPVPQEVPIR comes from the coding sequence ATGCAACAAAACGAAGGACAGCGGGTCTTCTATGTCTCCGCCATCATCATACTGGTGCTGGTGGCTCTTGGTGCCATCTTTCCCGTGGAGTTTGGCAACGTCGCGGGCGCCGCACTCAGTTCCGTCGTACATTTGTTCGGCTGGTTCTATCTGCTATCCGTATTCGTCATCATGATCTTCCTGCTCGGCCTTGCCATGAGCAAATATGGCAAGGTGCGCCTGGGGCCTCAGGATGAAAAGCCGGAATATGGCTTCTTTTCCTGGGTCAGCATGTTGCTGGCGGCAGGCTTCGGGGTCGGGCTGGTGTTCTATGGCATGGCAGAACCCATGACCCATTACATATCGCCCCCCTATGGAGATGTGCCTCCGGAAAGCGTGGAATCCGCGCGTTACGCGATTCAATACAGCTTCTTCAACTGGGGCATCCATCAGTGGACGGCCTTTGCCTTGGTCGGGCTGGTCATCGCCTATTATCAGTTTCGCAAGGAACAGGCAGGCCTGGTCTCGGTGGTACTGCGTCCTCTGACAGCCAAACGTCCGTATTTACAACGCTTTGGTGGCATGCTCGATGTATTTGCTGTCGTTGCCACCGTGATGGGAGTGGCCACCTCCCTGGGCCTGGGAGTGCTGCAGACCAATGGCGGGCTCCATGAAGTATTTGGCATTCCGGAAAATGGCCTGTGGAAGTTCATCATCCTTGCCTGCATGTTCGTCGCCTACATGGCATCGACCTGGTCGGGTCTGGACAAGGGCATCAAGCGCCTGTCGAACCTCAACATGGTGCTGTGCATCCTGATGATGCTGTATGTGCTGGTGACTGGCCCGACCCTGAAGATTCTCGAGACCATTACCCTGGGGCTCGGTGACTATCTACAGAACTTCTTTGTCATGAGTTTGCGCATGTCTCCCTATGACGGCAACTCCTGGGCAGAGAGCTGGACCATCTTCTACTGGGCCTGGGTCATTGCCTGGTCACCTTTCGTGGGTACCTTCGTGGCACGTATCTCCCGTGGTCGCACGATCAAGGAATATGTCTTTGGTGTTCTGTTCGTGCCCCCGGTTCTGGCTTGTGTATGGCTGGGGATCTTCGGCGGTACCGCGATTCACATGGAGCTGGCGACCGAGAACCTTGGTCTGGCTGCGGCAACACAGGACAACATCACCGTCGCACTATTCAAGATGTTCGACCTGATGCCGTTCTCTGGCCTGCTTTCTGTCATGGCCATGGTGCTGATCTTCATCTTCCTTGTGACATCGGCGGACTCTGCCACGTATATCGTCGCTCAGATGACCGATAATGGTTCGATGAACCCACCTCTCTACAAGCGAGTGCTATGGGGAGTGTTGATTGCGGCCATCTGCCTGACATTGATCGTCACCGGAGGCGGAGGACTCAAGGGGCTGCAATCCGCTTCTGTACTATCGGCACTACCTTTCACCTTTATCCTGTTCCTGATGGTCATCGTCCTGATGAAGCAGCTGCGCAAGGATCGCAAGCTGATGCTCGAAGGACTTTATAACCATTACAAGGAGATGCCAGTGGGAGCCGACGCTTTCGAAGCCTGTGATCTGGCCAAGGAGCAAGGCATGCCGCCGCCAGAAGAAGCGCTCAAGGAAGACGATGACCTGCTGGAAGAGGATGATGATTTTCCAGGGACTCCAGTGCCCCAGGAGGTTCCGATCCGATAG
- a CDS encoding LLM class flavin-dependent oxidoreductase, protein MSRLRSTSLSVLDLAPIRDGGTIAESFQDSVHLAQLVESLGFTRFWLAEHHSLEGIASAATSVLIGHIAGNTSQLRIGSGGIMLPNHSPLVIAEQFGTLETLYPGRIDLGLGRAPGADGATMAALRRDPYAGAEDFPQRLAELQKFLGDEQPGQRVRAVPGQGTKVPLWLLGSSLYSAQLAAREGLPFAFAAQFAPAQLDEALHLYRTQFRPSDVLEKPHAMVGLPVIAAQSDAQANFLASTARQKFLGMIRGKRQRAQPPVKELDWTPMERHQVEGFLGASIIGGPDTVRQGLERFLERTGADELMLNTDTYDIEDRLESYRIVASIWRE, encoded by the coding sequence ATGTCTCGACTCAGAAGCACATCACTATCCGTTCTCGACCTGGCGCCCATTCGGGATGGAGGAACCATTGCCGAAAGCTTTCAAGACAGTGTTCACCTGGCGCAGCTCGTCGAATCATTGGGCTTTACCCGTTTCTGGCTAGCCGAGCACCACAGCCTGGAAGGTATCGCCAGTGCAGCTACTTCAGTGCTGATCGGCCACATCGCTGGAAACACGTCACAACTACGCATCGGCAGTGGTGGCATCATGCTGCCCAATCACTCACCGCTGGTGATCGCAGAACAGTTCGGCACTCTGGAAACGCTCTATCCTGGGCGCATCGACCTGGGGCTGGGCCGAGCACCTGGCGCCGACGGGGCCACCATGGCAGCCCTGCGCAGGGACCCCTATGCTGGCGCTGAAGACTTTCCCCAGCGCCTGGCCGAACTGCAGAAATTCCTCGGGGACGAGCAACCAGGCCAACGCGTGCGCGCGGTTCCTGGCCAGGGCACCAAGGTGCCTCTCTGGCTACTTGGCTCAAGCCTGTACAGTGCTCAGTTGGCCGCACGGGAAGGCCTGCCCTTCGCCTTCGCTGCCCAGTTTGCTCCGGCTCAGCTCGACGAAGCTCTGCATCTCTATCGCACTCAGTTCCGTCCTTCTGATGTGCTGGAGAAACCCCACGCCATGGTCGGGCTACCGGTCATTGCTGCGCAAAGCGATGCACAGGCCAATTTCCTCGCCAGCACGGCACGCCAGAAGTTTCTGGGCATGATCAGGGGCAAGCGCCAGCGCGCCCAACCCCCGGTCAAGGAGCTGGACTGGACGCCCATGGAGCGTCATCAGGTGGAAGGATTTCTCGGGGCCTCCATCATCGGCGGGCCGGACACCGTACGCCAAGGGCTGGAGCGCTTCCTTGAGCGTACCGGTGCCGATGAGCTGATGCTCAACACCGATACCTATGATATCGAGGATCGCCTGGAGAGTTATCGCATCGTGGCCAGCATCTGGAGGGAATGA
- a CDS encoding amidase: MSLPASGPSADTEILSWNASALSSAIHSREVSCREVMAAYLGHVDRVNPRVNAIISRVSDEMLLAQAEACDRELSQGHSRGWLHGVPQAIKDLSPTRDIPTSMGSPLFAGKTPADDGLMVKRMRDAGAIFIGKTNTPEFGLGSQTYNSVFGATGNAYDHGLCAGGSSGGAAVALAMRMLPVADGSDMMGSLRNPAAYNNVYGLRPSFGRVPYGPAFDVFGHQLATEGPMARSVADLAQLLAIQAGADPSQPLSLQDDPAAFARFAQESSNTRAAKGMRIGWVGDWNGYLPMEAGVLDVCKGALNVFSGMGAEVEPLIPDFSPQRLWQSWLVLRQWAVAGKLASTWSNPDTRQALKPEAQWEIEQGMQRSALEVHEANVSRSAWYASLLKLFERFDVLALPSAQTFAFDVHTPWPKEVGGRSMDTYHRWMEVVIPGSLSGCPVISIPAGFNQQGKAMGLQLIAPPRQELELLRYAAAFEAAGPEWLAQEPDWR; this comes from the coding sequence ATGTCATTGCCCGCTTCTGGTCCATCAGCCGATACTGAAATACTGTCCTGGAACGCATCGGCGCTGTCCAGTGCGATTCACTCCCGAGAGGTTTCCTGTCGCGAGGTGATGGCGGCCTATCTGGGGCATGTCGACAGAGTCAATCCCAGGGTCAATGCCATCATTTCCAGAGTCAGCGATGAGATGCTGCTGGCACAGGCCGAAGCCTGTGACCGTGAGTTGTCCCAGGGCCATTCACGGGGCTGGCTGCATGGCGTTCCCCAGGCAATCAAGGACCTGTCTCCCACCCGCGATATCCCTACTTCGATGGGGTCCCCGTTGTTTGCCGGCAAGACGCCTGCCGATGATGGCTTGATGGTCAAGCGCATGCGTGACGCGGGGGCCATTTTCATTGGCAAGACCAACACGCCCGAATTTGGCCTGGGCTCGCAGACCTACAACAGTGTCTTTGGTGCCACTGGTAATGCGTATGATCATGGTTTGTGTGCGGGTGGTTCGAGTGGCGGTGCGGCTGTAGCGCTGGCCATGCGCATGCTGCCGGTGGCCGATGGCAGTGACATGATGGGGTCATTGCGTAACCCGGCCGCCTACAACAATGTGTACGGATTGCGCCCATCCTTCGGCAGAGTTCCCTATGGTCCCGCCTTCGATGTCTTTGGCCATCAGTTGGCCACTGAAGGCCCCATGGCTCGCAGTGTGGCGGATCTGGCCCAGTTACTGGCCATTCAGGCCGGTGCTGACCCCAGCCAGCCATTGTCATTGCAGGATGACCCTGCGGCTTTTGCAAGATTTGCCCAGGAGTCCAGTAATACCAGGGCGGCAAAAGGCATGCGCATCGGCTGGGTTGGCGATTGGAATGGTTATCTTCCGATGGAGGCTGGCGTGCTTGATGTGTGCAAGGGCGCGCTGAATGTCTTCTCAGGCATGGGCGCCGAGGTGGAACCCTTGATTCCTGACTTTTCCCCACAACGCCTGTGGCAGAGCTGGTTGGTCCTGCGGCAGTGGGCAGTGGCTGGCAAGCTGGCGTCGACCTGGTCGAACCCGGACACTCGTCAGGCCCTCAAGCCCGAGGCGCAGTGGGAGATCGAACAGGGCATGCAACGCTCAGCACTGGAAGTGCACGAGGCTAACGTGTCCCGCAGCGCCTGGTATGCGTCTTTGCTCAAGCTCTTCGAACGTTTCGATGTGCTGGCGCTACCCAGTGCCCAGACCTTTGCCTTTGATGTGCATACACCTTGGCCGAAAGAGGTGGGAGGGCGTTCCATGGATACCTATCATCGCTGGATGGAAGTGGTCATACCGGGATCATTGTCGGGTTGCCCGGTAATCAGCATCCCGGCAGGGTTCAATCAACAGGGCAAGGCCATGGGCCTGCAGTTGATTGCTCCTCCCCGCCAGGAGCTTGAGCTGCTGCGCTATGCGGCAGCCTTCGAGGCTGCTGGGCCGGAATGGTTGGCCCAGGAACCCGACTGGCGTTGA
- a CDS encoding bacteriocin immunity protein translates to MRLFRWLGCRNGGSRHDTQQAPWRRIDGVKWHLAGKQTFSDYTETEFLDLLWEIFALPVRKDMSIAELGVYMDQLVSHVEQVSRYPYVRDLIFYPSSDKEDSPEGVLEVIQQWRKARGLSEFSHDATIRHGISPFSGRRWSRHKRWWRKACPTVDDVT, encoded by the coding sequence ATGAGACTTTTCCGGTGGCTCGGCTGCCGTAATGGCGGCAGCCGGCACGATACACAACAGGCACCCTGGCGAAGGATAGATGGCGTCAAGTGGCACCTTGCCGGAAAACAAACGTTTTCTGATTACACCGAAACAGAGTTTCTCGATCTGCTGTGGGAGATTTTTGCTCTTCCGGTTCGAAAGGACATGTCAATTGCCGAACTGGGCGTCTATATGGATCAATTGGTATCCCATGTAGAGCAGGTCAGCCGCTACCCTTATGTCAGAGACCTCATCTTCTATCCATCATCCGACAAGGAAGATTCTCCAGAAGGGGTTCTGGAAGTGATCCAACAATGGAGAAAGGCACGGGGGTTGTCGGAGTTCAGCCACGACGCGACTATCAGGCACGGAATTTCACCCTTCAGTGGCAGAAGGTGGAGTCGACATAAACGGTGGTGGAGAAAAGCGTGCCCCACGGTCGATGACGTCACGTAA
- the xylB gene encoding xylulokinase, with protein sequence MYVGVDCGTQSTKVVVVDVDAGRLLGESSRPHQLVEGDNGRREQNPEEWIKAFLGAFHEALQRAGVKAGDIRGIGVSGQQHGMVALDANDQPLYPAKLWCDTETHVQNEALKEALGGEAGCLDKLGLVLQTGYTASKVAWLRQHQADAYARINSLLLPHDYLNLWLTGEKVAEAGDASGTGYFDTRKRCWHHQVFSMIAPELDPDRVLPRLIDSRQAAGQVRPELARELGLRDGVVVSSGGGDNMLGAIGTGNIAPGMVTMSLGTSGTVCAHSPASVEADAQVANFCASHTGWLPLICTMNVTSATTKVRELFGLDIAAFNAAIEASRIGAGGVTVLPFFNGERVPTLPEASASFHGLTSVNTTPQNLCRAVVEGATFGLRYGLELLGPLASQVSQIRLIGGGAKSAAWRQIVADVTQSQVVCPTVTDAAALGAAIQAAWCVGVGELDALCEQLVHLDGAAQVDPDSRNGEAYEEAFKCYLDTQNRLYGVV encoded by the coding sequence ATGTACGTGGGAGTGGATTGCGGAACCCAAAGCACCAAGGTGGTGGTGGTGGATGTGGATGCCGGTCGTTTGCTGGGGGAGAGTAGTCGACCTCACCAGCTTGTCGAAGGAGACAATGGGCGCCGGGAACAAAACCCTGAAGAGTGGATAAAGGCCTTTCTCGGGGCGTTTCATGAGGCGCTGCAACGTGCTGGTGTGAAAGCGGGAGATATCCGTGGCATCGGTGTGTCGGGACAACAGCATGGCATGGTAGCCCTGGATGCCAATGACCAGCCGCTATACCCCGCCAAGCTATGGTGCGATACCGAAACGCATGTGCAAAATGAGGCGCTCAAGGAGGCCCTGGGCGGAGAAGCCGGCTGTCTGGACAAGCTTGGTCTGGTACTGCAGACAGGCTATACCGCTTCCAAGGTAGCATGGTTGCGTCAGCACCAGGCAGATGCCTATGCCCGTATCAACAGCCTGTTGTTGCCCCATGATTATCTCAACCTTTGGCTGACCGGCGAGAAGGTGGCCGAAGCCGGTGATGCTTCGGGTACGGGGTACTTCGATACCCGAAAACGTTGCTGGCATCACCAGGTTTTCTCCATGATCGCGCCGGAGCTTGATCCAGACCGAGTGTTGCCTCGCCTGATCGATTCTCGACAAGCGGCGGGGCAGGTTCGGCCCGAGCTGGCGCGGGAGCTTGGCCTGCGTGATGGGGTTGTAGTGTCCAGTGGTGGTGGCGACAACATGCTCGGAGCCATTGGCACCGGTAATATTGCACCGGGCATGGTGACCATGAGCTTGGGCACTTCGGGAACGGTGTGTGCTCATTCCCCGGCCTCTGTCGAGGCAGATGCACAGGTAGCCAACTTCTGTGCCAGTCATACCGGCTGGTTGCCACTGATCTGTACGATGAATGTCACCTCGGCGACGACCAAGGTACGAGAGCTGTTCGGGCTTGATATCGCCGCCTTCAACGCAGCGATAGAAGCTTCGCGCATCGGTGCTGGTGGCGTCACGGTATTGCCATTCTTCAATGGTGAGCGGGTACCGACATTGCCTGAGGCATCTGCTTCGTTCCACGGTCTGACCAGCGTCAACACAACCCCGCAGAACCTGTGTCGCGCAGTGGTCGAGGGGGCGACCTTCGGCCTGCGCTATGGCTTGGAGCTGCTTGGCCCCTTGGCCTCCCAGGTCAGTCAGATTCGTCTTATCGGGGGAGGGGCCAAAAGCGCTGCCTGGCGTCAGATCGTTGCCGATGTCACCCAATCTCAGGTGGTGTGTCCCACGGTGACGGATGCGGCGGCTCTTGGTGCTGCCATTCAAGCTGCATGGTGTGTGGGTGTCGGTGAGCTTGATGCCCTGTGTGAGCAGTTGGTTCATCTGGATGGTGCGGCCCAAGTGGATCCCGACTCCCGTAACGGCGAAGCCTACGAGGAAGCCTTCAAGTGTTATCTCGACACCCAGAATCGACTGTACGGTGTTGTGTGA